In Mixophyes fleayi isolate aMixFle1 chromosome 4, aMixFle1.hap1, whole genome shotgun sequence, the following proteins share a genomic window:
- the LOC142150555 gene encoding vomeronasal type-2 receptor 26-like: MGENWVNLYWEKVFNCKFLYGKNLTGSLETPVKECTGEESLDDVRNSSTYISSLKFSYNAYDSINVLAKALEDLKSCKESEGPFIQGTCADIWNIKPWQVPRSVCSESCPPGVRKAARTGQPVCCFDCVQCLQGEISNQTDSITCIRCTWDQWPNPEKSRCLPKSMEFLSYEDALGRTLATTSIISSLIPALILRLFILHRQTPIVRANNYSLSCLLLMSLCLCFLCSLVFIGYPHHEKCLLRQVLFGLAFTLCVSSILAKTIMVVFAFMATRPGSNLRKWTSPQVSYLIIFTCFLLQLILCFTWLSVASPFQQYNTKTKPEVIIVECNEGSPIAFWTMLGYLFLLATISFIVAFLARKLPDRFNEAQLITFSMLAFLSVWVGFIPASLSAQGNYTVAMEIFAILASSWALVICMFLPKCFIILFRPDKNCRHLITKNKD, encoded by the exons ATGGGGGAGAACTGGGTGAACTTGTATTGGGAGAAAGTTTTCAATTGCAAATTTCTTTATGGGAAAAACCTTACTGGTTCCTTGGAGACCCCagtaaaagaatgcacaggagaaGAAAGTTTAGATGATGTTAGGAACAGCTCCACCTACATCAGCAGCTTAAAATTTTCTTATAATGCATATGATTCTATAAATGTTTTGGCTAAAGCTTTGGAAGATCTGAAAAGCTGCAAGGAGAGTGAAGGGCCATTTATTCAAGGAACCTGTGCAGACATTTGGAATATCAAACCATGGCAG GTCCCTCGCTCGGTCTGCAGTGAGAGTTGTCCTCCGGGAGTCAGGAAGGCTGCTAGAACAGGACAACCTGTCTGCTGCTTTGATTGTGTCCAATGTCTACAAGGAGAAATATCTAACCAGACAG ATTCAATTACCTGCATAAGGTGTACTTGGGATCAATGGCCAAATCCTGAGAAATCTAGATGTCTCCCAAAATCCATGGAGTTTCTGTCCTATGAGGATGCATTGGGAAGAACTTTAGCTACAACCAGCATAATATCTTCACTTATTCCAGCTCTTATTTTGAGGCTTTTCATCTTACATAGACAAACACCTATAGTGAGAGCCAATAATTACTCTCTTAGTTGTCTTCTATTGATGTCACTGTGTCTCTGCTTCTTGTGTTCTTTAGTATTTATAGGTTACCCCCACCATGAGAAATGTCTCCTGCGTCAGGTACTATTTGGCTTGGCCTTCACTTTGTGTGTCTCAAGCATTTTGGCTAAGACTATCATGGTGGTGTTTGCTTTTATGGCCACTAGACCCGGCAGCAATCTGAGGAAATGGACCAGTCCCCAAGTGTCCTACCTAATCATTTTTACCTGTTTCCTGCTACAACTCATTTTATGCTTTACTTGGTTGTCCGTAGCTTCTCCATTCCAACAATATAACACTAAAACTAAACCTGAAGTAATCATTGTTGAGTGCAATGAGGGATCACCTATTGCATTCTGGACCATGCTAGGTTATCTGTTTCTTCTGGCTACCATTAGTTTCATTGTAGCTTTCCTGGCTCGAAAACTTCCTGACAGGTTTAATGAGGCTCAGTTAATTACTTTCAGCATGTTGGCCTTCCTCAGTGTCTGGGTAGGGTTTATCCCAGCCTCCCTCAGTGCTCAGGGAAATTACACTGTGGCAATGGAAATCTTTGCCATTTTGGCTTCCAGTTGGGCTTTGGTGATCTGCATGTTTCTTCCGAAATGTTTCATTATATTGTTCAGGCCAGATAAGAACTGCCGACATCTCATAACTAAAAATAAAGATTAG